The segment GAGGAGGCGGTGAAGAAGCTGCACTCCGAAATCGAAGCCCGTAACAAGAAGGAGGGCTGAGTATGGCCGCCGAAACCTCGACCCAGGCACAAGCCGGCGCAACGACGACCGAGGCCGAAGGCTTCTCGTTGCTCGACCAGGCGATTGGCGCCACCAAGCAGACCGACGCCAACGAGGCCCAGGACCTGCTGAAGGCTCTTACCGAGCAGGCGATGGCCGGCACGGTGAAGTTCAGCCGCAACCTGGCGCAGACCATCACCAAGGCCATCGAGATGATCGATGGCAAGATCTCCAAGCAGCTCGCCGAGATCATGCACCACGAGAAGTTCCTCAAGCTCGAGGGAACGTGGCGCGGTCTCAACTACCTCGTGATGAACAGCGAGACCGGCGAGAACATGAAGATCCGTGTTCTCAACATCACCAAGCGGCAGCTGCTGAACGACTTCGCCAAGGCGACCGAGTTCGACCAGAGCATGCTGTTCAAGAAGATCTATGAGAACGAGTTCGGCACGCCGGGCGGCGAGCCGTACGGCTGCATGGTCGGCGATTTCGAGTTCTCCAACCATCCGGACGACATCGAGCTGCTGCGCGGCCTTGCCGGCGTCGCCGCGGCCTCGTTCGCGCCGTTCATCTCCTCGGCCAGCGCCAAGATGTTCGACGTGGGCGACTTCCGCGACCTCAAGGAGGTCCGCGACCTCAAGAAGGGCTTCGAGGGCGGCAAGTACATCGGCTGGCGCGGCCTGCGCGAGAGCGAGGACTCGCGCTTCCTGTGCCTGACCATGCCGCGCGCGCTCGCCCGCGTGCCGTACGGCAAGGACACCAAGCCGATCGAGGAGTTCGACTACGAGGAGGGCGAGCCTGGCCGCGCGCTGTCGCACGACCACTATTGCTGGATGAACTCCGCCTTCGTCTACGCCCAGCGCCTGACCAACGCCTTCTCGCAGTACGGCTGGTGCACCGCCATCCGCGGCGCCGAGGGCGGCGGCAAGGTGGAAGGCCTGCCGAGCCACGTGTTCGAGAGCGACGACGGCGACTTCGACCAGAAGTGCCCGACCGAGTTCGCGATCACCGACCGGCGCGAGAAGGAGCTGTCGGATCTCGGCTTCATGCCGCTGTCGCACTACAAGAACACCGACTACGCCGTGTTCTTCGGCGCGCAGACGGTGCACAAGCCGCAGAAGTACGACCGCCCCGAGGCGACGGAGAACGCCGCCATCTCGGCGCGCCTGCCGTACATCATGGCGTCGTCGCGCTTCGCCCACTACCTGAAGATCATGGGCCGCGACAAGGTCGGCTCCTTCATGGAGCGCGGCGACGTCGAGAAGTGGCTGAACCGCTGGATCAGCAACTACGTCAACTCCAACCCGGACGCCGGCCAGGAGACCAAGGCCAAGTACCCGCTGCGCGAGGCCCGCGTGACGGTGGTCGAGGTCCCGGGCTCGCCGGGCTCCTACTCGGCCGTGGCGCATCTGCGTCCGTGGCTGCAGATGGAAGAGCTGACGGCGTCGCTGCGAATGGTCGCGCGCATCCCGGCGCAGGCCAAGTGACGGAGGGGGCGTGGCCGCGCCCGACGAGGTTCCGCCTTCCGCGGATACCGGACCCACCGGTATTTCGCTGGCGGAACTCGGCCTCGATCTCCCGACGTCGGCTACCGATGTAGCCGGCGCCGCGGCGCCGACACCGTCCGACGTATCCCACGACCAGGCGCCTCCGCCGCCGGCCGAAGAGCCGGTTGCGGAGGCGCCGTCCGTTCCGGCCCTGACGCAGGCCGAGCTCGACGATCGCAACGCGTGGACGCGTCGCGCCATCGACCGGCTGATCGCGGCCATCGATCGCATGATGTCGGCCCAGGTCGACGAGATCCTGCATCACCCCAAGGTCCAGCGTCTCGAGGCCTCGTGGCGCGGCGTGATGTGGTTGATCCGTACCGCCGACGGCTCCAAGTGGATCCGCATCAAGATCCTCAACATGACCTGGATGGAGCTGACGCGCGACATCGACCGCGCGCTGGAGTTCGATCAGAGCCAGATCTTCGACAAGGTCTACACCCAGGAATTCGACACGCCCGGCGGCATACCCTACGGCCTGATCATCGCCGACTACGAGCCGTCCAAGCACCCGCGCGACATCGCCACCCTGCGCGGCCTGTCGAGCGCCGTCGGCGCGGCGCACACGCCGACGGTGCTCGGCTGCTCGCCGGCGCTGTTCGGCGTCGATGGCTTTCGCGAGCTGGTGTCGACCATCGACCTCGGCGCGCTGTTCCAGCGTACCGAGTTCACGGCGTGGCGCGGCTTCTGTTCGTCGACCGAGGACGCGCGCTACCTCGGCTTCGTGCTGCCGCGCGTGCTGATGCGCAAGCCCTACCGCAACGACGGCAGCCGCGCCGACGGCTTCGTGTACAACGAGACGACGCATCTGCGCAGCGGCCGTGCCTGGCTGTGGGGCTCTGCGGCCTACGCCTTCGGCGCCGTGGTCGTGCGCTCCTTCGCGACCTATGGATGGTTCGCCGACATCCGTGGCGCCGGTCGCGACCTGACCGGCGGCGGGCTGGTCGACGACATGCCGACGCCCTGGTTCACCACCGACCGGCCGGGCGTGGGCATCCGCGTGCCGGTGGAGATCCAACTCACCGAGCGGCAGGAGAAGGAATTCTCCGACGTCGGTTTCATCCCGCTGGTGCCGGCGCGGCTCACGGCGTTCGCCGCCTTCCACTCCAACCAGTCATCCTGGCAGCCGCCGCGCTACGACAAGGCGGCGGCGCGAATGAACGCCAAGCTGTCCTCGATGCTGCAGCAGATTCTCTGCGTCTCGCGCTTCGCGCATTTCATCAAGGTGATGGCGCGCGACGAGGTCGGCAGCTTCCGCACCGCCGACGAGTGTCGCAACAAGCTGGTGAAGTGGCTGCAGACCTACACGCAGACCAACGACGAGGCCCCGCTCGAGGTCAAGGCAAGGTATCCGCTGCGCGATGCGGATATCGAGGTCACGGAACTGGTGGGAAAGCCCGGCAGCTTCGCCGTCGTGGCGCGGCTGCAGCCGCAATTCCAGCTCGACGAGATCGGCGCGAATTTCAATCTCGTCAGCACGATACGCACGCAGAACGCGGCGTGACCGGCTGACCGACCGAATTTGAGGGGGACCGCATGGCGACGGACGCAAGGGCTCTATTCCGCGACGGCAATCTCGACGGCGCGATCGAGGCGGCTACCGCCCAGGTGCGCGACAATCCCAACGATGCCGAGGCGCGCGCGTTGCTCGCCGACTTCCAGTGCTTCGCCGGTGCCTTCGACAAGGCCGATCGCCAGCTCGACATCATCGGCACGCAGAACACCAAGCTCGCCGTCGCCGTGGCGCAGACACGCCAGGTGATCCGCGGAGCCATCGCGCGCCAGGAGGTCTTCGAGAAGGGCCGGGCGCCCGACGTCGTGACCGAGCCCGACGGCTTCGTCGCCGCCAGCCTGCAGGCGCTGCTGGCGTTGCGCGAGGGCGACAGCAAGCGGGCCAGCGAGATCCTCGCCGAGGCCGAGGAGCTGCGCGTCAAGGTCGCCGGCAGGCGCGACGGCGACAAGCCTTTCGACGACTTCCGCGACGCCGACGACCTCAGCGCCGGCATCCTCGAGGTGATCTCGGTCACCGGAAAGTACTTCTGGGTGCCGATGCACAAGGTCGTGTCGATCCGCTTCGAGAAATCGGCGCGGCCGCGCGACCTGCTGTGGCGGCCGGCGGCGGTCGAGGTGCGTGACGGGCCCGAGGGCGTCGTCTACATTCCCGCCACCTATCCGACGATTCCGGCCGGTCCCGAGGCGACGGCGCTGCGACTCGGTCGCGCCACGGACTGGCAAGGCGGCGAGGGCGAGGTAGTGCGCGGCGTCGGCCTGCGCCTGTTCGTCGTCGGCGAAGACGGTGTCGGCATCGACGAGCTGTCGGAGGTCGATTTCGAGTCCGCGAGTGCCTGACGAGGATCCAGTACCGTGTCCAT is part of the Alphaproteobacteria bacterium genome and harbors:
- a CDS encoding tetratricopeptide repeat protein; protein product: MATDARALFRDGNLDGAIEAATAQVRDNPNDAEARALLADFQCFAGAFDKADRQLDIIGTQNTKLAVAVAQTRQVIRGAIARQEVFEKGRAPDVVTEPDGFVAASLQALLALREGDSKRASEILAEAEELRVKVAGRRDGDKPFDDFRDADDLSAGILEVISVTGKYFWVPMHKVVSIRFEKSARPRDLLWRPAAVEVRDGPEGVVYIPATYPTIPAGPEATALRLGRATDWQGGEGEVVRGVGLRLFVVGEDGVGIDELSEVDFESASA
- the tssC gene encoding type VI secretion system contractile sheath large subunit; its protein translation is MAAPDEVPPSADTGPTGISLAELGLDLPTSATDVAGAAAPTPSDVSHDQAPPPPAEEPVAEAPSVPALTQAELDDRNAWTRRAIDRLIAAIDRMMSAQVDEILHHPKVQRLEASWRGVMWLIRTADGSKWIRIKILNMTWMELTRDIDRALEFDQSQIFDKVYTQEFDTPGGIPYGLIIADYEPSKHPRDIATLRGLSSAVGAAHTPTVLGCSPALFGVDGFRELVSTIDLGALFQRTEFTAWRGFCSSTEDARYLGFVLPRVLMRKPYRNDGSRADGFVYNETTHLRSGRAWLWGSAAYAFGAVVVRSFATYGWFADIRGAGRDLTGGGLVDDMPTPWFTTDRPGVGIRVPVEIQLTERQEKEFSDVGFIPLVPARLTAFAAFHSNQSSWQPPRYDKAAARMNAKLSSMLQQILCVSRFAHFIKVMARDEVGSFRTADECRNKLVKWLQTYTQTNDEAPLEVKARYPLRDADIEVTELVGKPGSFAVVARLQPQFQLDEIGANFNLVSTIRTQNAA
- the tssC gene encoding type VI secretion system contractile sheath large subunit, translating into MAAETSTQAQAGATTTEAEGFSLLDQAIGATKQTDANEAQDLLKALTEQAMAGTVKFSRNLAQTITKAIEMIDGKISKQLAEIMHHEKFLKLEGTWRGLNYLVMNSETGENMKIRVLNITKRQLLNDFAKATEFDQSMLFKKIYENEFGTPGGEPYGCMVGDFEFSNHPDDIELLRGLAGVAAASFAPFISSASAKMFDVGDFRDLKEVRDLKKGFEGGKYIGWRGLRESEDSRFLCLTMPRALARVPYGKDTKPIEEFDYEEGEPGRALSHDHYCWMNSAFVYAQRLTNAFSQYGWCTAIRGAEGGGKVEGLPSHVFESDDGDFDQKCPTEFAITDRREKELSDLGFMPLSHYKNTDYAVFFGAQTVHKPQKYDRPEATENAAISARLPYIMASSRFAHYLKIMGRDKVGSFMERGDVEKWLNRWISNYVNSNPDAGQETKAKYPLREARVTVVEVPGSPGSYSAVAHLRPWLQMEELTASLRMVARIPAQAK